A window of Trueperaceae bacterium genomic DNA:
GGTGGCCGGCCGTGATGATGCTCGGCCCCCACGACTCCGACTCGCCGAACACGCCGCTGCTCGTGCGCTGGGGCATCAAGACGAAGACGAACGACCAGGTGAGGCAGGAGTTCGTCGACGAGCACGCGCCCGAGCTGCTCGAGGCGGGCCTGAGGATCCCCGACCCCGACCTGCGCTACGACGAGGAGACGGGTCACTGGGTGCACGGGCGCATCGACTGGGACGAGTTCTGGCGCGTCGTCAAGGGGCACGGTCCCTGCAACGCGCAGCGCCTGGCCGCGCGCCGCGCGGCCCACGCCGCGGGCGCCTGGGTGCGCGAGGCGCTGGAGGCCTACGCGGCCAGGCAGGAGAGCGAGCCCGCCCGCGCCCCCGTGGAGGCCTGAGGTGCGCTGGGAGGTGTTCAAGCAGGACGCGCCGGGCAAGCCGCACCAGGCGGTCGGGAGCGTGCACGGGGCCGACGCCGAGCACGCCCTCCTCAACGCTCGGCACGTGTTCGGTAGGCGCCCCTCGGCGGTCAGCGTCTGGGTCGTACCGGCCGACCGCGTCTTCTCCCGCACCGCCGAGGAGCTGGAAGCGGCCGCCGGGCGCGGCGACGGCACCGCCGCGCCCGGGACCGCCGGGCCCACCCCGCCGAGCGCCGACGACCGGCGCGCGTCCATCGCCGCGCCAGTGGCCGCCGGCGAGGTCGACGCGCCTCGGGGCGCGACGCGCCTCTTCCACGTGTTCCGCAAGGCCAGCCACCGGCGCTCGATGACGTTCGCCGACCACTTCGCCGACGTCGACGCGACGGACCACGCCGCGGCGTTGTCCGCCGCGCTCGCGCGGGCCTCGGCAGAGCCCGCCCTCGCCTGGTGGGTCGTGGCCGCCGACGACGTCAGCCGCAGCGACCCCGCCGAGGCGCCGTCGTGGTTCGAGCCGGCGCGCGACAAGACCTACAAGCAGCAGTCGGCCTACGGCACCGTGTCGCCGCGCCGGGCCAGGGAGGCGCGTCCGTGAGCGCCGACGCGCAGGGCAGCGGGCGAGGGTCGGCGGGCACGGGCGCCCCGGCCGCCGGGCTGGCCGTCGAGCTGCGCGACGCCTTGATCGACCGGCTCACCGCCATGGCCGACGACGAGCTGCTCCTCGGCCACCGCGACTCCGAGTGGACCGGCCACGGGCCCCTGCTCGAGGAGGACATCGCGCTCGCGAACCTGGCGCAGGACGAGATCGGGCACGCGCTCCTCTGGTACGGCCTGCGCGCCGAGCTCGACGGGTCCGACCCGGACGACCTCGCCTTCCGGCGCGACCCTGGCGGCTTCCGCAGCTGCCTCCTCGTCGAGCTGCCGCGCGGCGACTGGGCGTTCACGATGCTGCGGCAGTTCCTCTTCGACTGCTACGAGGCCGAGGCGCTGCCGCGGCTCGCGCGCAGCTCGCACGCCCCGCTGGCCGAGGCGGCCGCGAAGGCCCTGCGCGAGGAGCTGTTCCACCTCCGCCACGCCGGCCTGTGGGCGCGCCGTCTGGGGCTCGGCACCGCGGAGTCGCGCTCGCGCGCCCTGGCCGCGCTCTCCGAGCTGTGGCCCGCCCTGGGCGGCCTCCTCGCTCCTCTCCCGGGCGACGGCCTGCTGGCCGCGGAGGGCGTGCTGCCCGACTGGGACGCGCTGCCCGCGGCCACGCTCCGGCGGGCGCGCGAGGCGCTCGCCGCCGCCTCCCTCGACCCGGGCCCCGACCCGGCGCGGCGCGACGCCGCTGACCGCGGCGCCGCCTCGGCGCACCGCGTCGAGCTGCTCGCCACGATGCAGTCCGTCGCCCGCGCCGACCCGGAGGCCCTGGCGTGGTGACGGCCTCCCCCGGCAGCGCCCAACGCTCGGCCGCCGCGCTTGCCGCCGCGGCGTGGGACGCGCTGCGCGAGGTGAAGGACCCCGAGCTGCCGGCGGTCGACGTCGTCGAGCTCGGCATCGTCAGGGACGTGCGCGCCGCGGGCGACGCCGGCCCGGTTGAGGTGACGATCACGCCGACGTTCTCGGCCTGCCCCGCCCTGCGCGTGATCGAGGCGGAGGTGCGTCGGGCCGTCGAGGCGCTCGGGGTCGAGGCGCGCGTCGTGACCGCGCTGAGCCCGCCCTGGACCAGCGACGACATGACCGACGAGGCCCGCGAGAAGCTGCGGGCCTTCGGGATCGCCCCGCCGGGACGCCACGGCGGCCTCCTCGAGATCGCCCTGGACGCGCCCGTGCGCTGCCCGCGCTGCGGCCACCCCGACACCCGGCTGCGCAACGCCTTCGGGTCGACGCTCTGCCGCGAGATCCGCACCTGCCGGTCCTGCGGCGAGACCTTCGAGCGCTTCAAGCCGCTGTAGCCTCCCCGCGCTCGCGGACGAGGGCGCGCGGCCGCCGAGGGCCCGACCCGACCCGCCCTCAGAGCGTGGGCAGTGTCACCGCCAGCGCCGTCCCCAGGGCCACGGCGAGCGCGGCCGCGCCGGCCAGGCCGAGGACGCCGCCGACGGTCCGCCAGGGCAGCGCCGTGCGGACGACCGTGTAGGCGCCCCCCGCGAGCAGGCCGCCCACATGACCCCACAGCGAGACGCCGGGCAGGAGCGAGAGCAGGAGGTTCAGCCCCAGGAACGTGACGAGCGTGCGCAGCAGGGCGGCGTCGGCGGGCGAGCGTCGCGCGAGCGCGTCGAGGGTCAGCGCGGCCGCCACGCCGAACACGCCGCCCGACGCGCCGACGAGCAGCATCGGACGGCCCGCCTCGATGACGCTCGTGAGCAGCGCGCCGCCCAGCACGCCGGACGCGAACGCGCCCAGCACGTCGCCCCAGCCGCGCCGGCGCTCCACGGCGCGCCCCAGGTCGAGCAGCACCCAGGCGTTGAACGCGGCGTGCACGAGGTTCGCGTGCACGAAGGCGTAGGAGAGGTACCGCCACCAGGCGCCCTGGTCGGGCACGCCGGGGATGCGCTGGGCGTAGGCGGCGACGAAGTCGCTGGCGCGCAGGTAGACGCCGATGAGCCGCACCGGGCCGAAGGCCTGGTCGAGCACCGACTGCCCGATGAACGCCAGGGCGATCGCGGCCACGAGCGCGAAGGTGGCGTAGGGCGTCGCGCGCCGGGGGCGCCGCGCCGGCGTCACACCGTAGGCCCGGAGCTCGTCCCGGTAGCGATCGCGCAGCACGCCGCGGGCGTCGGCGTAAGCGCGCTGCCACGAGGCGACGGCGAGGTCGTGGTCGCCCGCGCGTCCCGCTGCCCTGGCCAGCACCGCGAACAGCACCGCGGGTCGGGCACCGACCAGAGGCCGCGCCAGCAGGGACCTGACCCGCGCGAGGTCGCCGCGGTACGCCGCCACCCGGGCGTTCGCCAGGGTCACGGCGCGGAAGGCGAGAGGGCCGTGCCGGGCGGAGTCGAACGACTCCTCCAGCGCCCGCGCCTCCGCCTCGGCGGCCTCCAGCTCGCCGAGCTCCAGGTGAGCGGCCACGACGAGGTCCCTGGCCACCGCCCTGGCGTCGAAGACCTGCCCGCCCCTGGCCACCCTGGTGGCGTGCTCCAGCGCCTCGCGCCAGCGGCCCTGCAGCGCCATGGCCTGGGCGAGGAGCAGGTCGTCCGGCTCGGGCGCCAGCCGCAGGGCGCCCTCCGGGTCGCCCTCCTGCAGCGCGGCGACGGCGAGCCACCGACCCAGCGCGCGACGGCCGCCCCGCGTCCAGTAGAGGAGGCGCGCCAGCGCGGCCGCCGGCGCCGAGAGGCCGGCGCGGACGAGGGCCAGCAGGAGGAGCGGCCCGAACACGTAGAGCGGGGCCACGACGAGGGCCGCCGTCCTGAGCGGCGCCGACGGCGCCGCCCAGCCCAGCTCGCCGGCCAGGGCGAGGACGGCCAGCAGTGTGGCTATCAGGGACTTCGCGGGCAGCTCGGTGAGGCCCGGCGCCAGGCGGCCGGACCAGCGCAGCGAGGAGACGCCCGCGACGGCGAGGAGCAGGAGGGCGAGGGCGGCCGGCGTCACCGGGCGATGCTAACCGCTCAAGCGGCGTTCAGGCGCGTCGGTACAATCGTGCCGGCGAGGCGCTCCCGCGACGCTGCGCGCTCCGCAGCCCCGCGGCAGCGCGTAGGCGCCCGCCCCCGGAGGCAACCCGACTTGCTCGACTTCACGATCGCCCTGCTCTTCATGGTGGTCGGCTACCTGCTCGGCACCATCCCCACCGGCTTCCTGGTCGCGAGGCTGCGGGGCGTGAACATCCAGGAGGTGGGGTCGGGCAACATCGGCGCGACCAACGTCCTGCGCACCCTCGGCGTGGTGCCGGCGGCCCTCGTGATGGTCCTCGACCCCCTCAAGGGCGCGCTGGCCACGCTGCTCCCCACGGTCCTCGGCGCGAGCGGCTGGACCGTGGCGCTGGCCGGCCTCGCCGCCGTGGTGGGCAACAGCTTCAACGTCTTCCTGCGCCTGCGGGGCGGCAAGGGCATCGCGACGAGCATCGGCGTGTTCGTGGTCGTGGACCCGCTCACGGCCCTGCTCTGCGTGCTGCTCGGCGTGTTCACGATCCTCGTCAGCCGCTACGTCTCGCTCGGCTCGCTGGTGGGCATGTTCTCGCTGCCGCTGTTCGTCGTCGCCGGCGGCTACTTCCCGGTCGCGAACCTCTTCCTCGCCGTCTGCCTCTCCGCGCTCACGATCTGGCGACACCGCGACAACGTCAGGCGCCTCCTCGCCGGCACCGAGCGCCGCCTCGGCCAGAAGGTCACGCCGCCGGAGACGTAGCCGGCGCGGCGGCGCGCCTCGCCGCGGACCGCTTGGCGCGGTTCAGGACGACGATGCCGGCGATCGCCAGCGCGCCGCCCGCGACCGTGAGCAGCGGCGGCACCTCGCCGAGCACGAGCCACGACGTGACCAGGGCGAACACGGGCACCAGGTAGAGGAAGGCCGTCACCACCGTGACGTTCGCCTTCGAGAGCGCGTAGGCGAAGATCGTGTAGGCCACCGCCGACGGCAGGACGCCCGCGTACAGCGCCGCACCGAGCGACGCCGCGCCGGCGGCGCCGACGGCGCCGGCGAGGCCGGGCAGGAACGCCAGCATCGGCAGCGTGCCGGCCCAGGTGGCGAAGCCCGCGACCTCTATGGGCCGGTAGTGCGCGAACATGCGCCGCTGGTAGACGGCGTACACGGAGGCGGCCGCAGCCGCCAGGACGATGAACCAGGCGTAGAGCGTGAAGCCCTCGGTCGCCGCCTGACGCCCGTCGGCGAGGACGATGAGGGCCACGCCGACGAACGACACGGCCGAGCCGACCCAGCCGAGGGCGGGCAGCCTGTCGCGCTCGACGGCGGCGGCGAGTATCGCCGTCATCGCCGGCGCCGTGGCGATGATCAGGCTGGCCGCGCCGGCCGACACGCGCTCCTCGCCGTAGTTGAGCGCCAGGTGGTAGACGAAGAAGCCGCAGGCGCCCAGGCCGAGGAAGGCCAGGAGGTGCTCGCGCCGCGGGAGCAGGCGGGCGCGGAAGGCCAGCAGGAGCGGCACGAACGCCACCGAGGCCACCAGGTGCCGCAGCAGGGTGAAGTGCGGGGCGCTGAGGTCGACGAGCCCCAGCTTGATGGCCGGGAAGGCCGAGCCCCACACCGCCGACTGCACGACGAGCAGCAGGAGGATGCCGACGGGGACCGCCATCAGTCGGGCAGCTCCACGGGCCTGCCGCAGGCGCACAGCTCGCCGTGCCGGAACACGGCCGGCTGACCCTCCCGGTGCCACAGCGTGCCGCACTCGGGGCAGCGGACCTCGGCGCCCCGCAGCGACCTGATCTGCTCCGGCGTCACCCAGCGGCGCTCGCCGCACCAGTGACAGACGACCTCGGCGCCGCCGTCCTCGGCGATCATCTGCTCGCGCTCCTCGGGTGTGAAGTAGGCGAGCGCCTCGAGGGCGCGCGCGTCGGTGCAGCGGCACTCGAACCGCACCGCGAGGCGACCGTCCGTGAGCGGCTCGAAGCCCAGGCCCCAGCACAGCTCCTCGGCCACGACCTGCCGCAGCGGAGACCTGCGCATCGCCGCCGTGAGCTGCCCCAGCTCCCTGATGTTCGCCTCGAGCAGCGTCAGGGCGTTCGGGTCCACGCCGGGGAGCGCCTGCGCGATCACGCCGCCGGCCGCGTCGACCTCGCCGCCGCCGTCGAAGTGCACGCCGAGCAGGACCGCCGAGGGGATCTGCTCGGAGACCGCCAGGTAGGTGGCGACGTCCTCCCCCACCTCGCCGGAGGTGAGCGCGATGCTCGAGGTGTAGGGGTCGCCGTAGGGGGCGTGCGAGCGCACGACCCTGATCTCGCCGTCCACGCCGACGGCGCCGCCCACGTCGAGCTTGCCGTCGGCGCGCAGCGGGAGCTGCACGTCGGGGTTCTGCGCGTAGCCGCGCACCGCGTGGTCGAGGCCCGCCTCGGCCGTCACGCGCCCCAGCGGCCCCCCGCCGTCGAGGCGCAGGGTCACGCGGTCGCGCGGCGACTTCAGCAGCACGTGCGAGAGCAGCACGGCGGCCGTCATGGCCCGACCCGTGGCGGCGCCGGCGGTGGGGCTGGCGCCCTGGCGCACGACGGCCTCGCGCACGACGTCGGTGGTGTCCACGGCGACCACCCGTATCCCGGCGCCCGCGGCCATGCCGCGGAACAGCTCGCCCATCAGACCGCCGCCCTGGCGAAGCGCTCCTTCAGCTTCAGCAGCGTGGGGCGCGGGACGAGCTTGGAGACGTCGGCGCCGTACCTCGCGATCTCCTTGACCCGCGAGCTGGAGACGTACGACCAGCGGGTCGCGGTCATGATGAACGTGGTCTCGACGTTGGGGTTGAGCTGCCTGTTGAGGTGCGCCATCTGCAGCTCGTACTCGAAGTCGGATATCGCGCGCAGGCCCTTGACGATGACCTTGGCGCCGATCTTCCTGGCGTAGTCGGCGAGGAGGCCGTCGAACGCCTCGGCGTTGACGGTGGGCATGTCGGCGATGACGTCGCGGATGATCGCGAGGCGCTCCTCCGTGGAGAACAGCGCGTCGGCCTTCAGGGGGTTGTGCAGGACGGCGACGGTCAGGCCGTCGTAGATGCCGGCCGCGCGCCGGATGATGTCGACGTGGCCGTTGTGGAGAGGGTCGAAGCTCCCCGGGTAGACGGCGTGGACCATGGGGGAGAGTGTAACGCCGCGCACCGCGACCGCCGGGTCACGCGGGAGGCGCCCACAGGCTCCTGACCTCGGCGGACGGCGTGCTGCGCCCGGCGAGGATGTCGTCGACGGCGCGCTCCTGCCGCGCCTCCCAGGCGCGCCTGAGCTGCGCGCCCAGCAGGGCCAGCACCTCGGCGCGCACCCGCCGCCTCCGCGCCTCCTCGAGCAGGCCGTGGGCGGA
This region includes:
- a CDS encoding phenylacetic acid degradation protein, which encodes MRWEVFKQDAPGKPHQAVGSVHGADAEHALLNARHVFGRRPSAVSVWVVPADRVFSRTAEELEAAAGRGDGTAAPGTAGPTPPSADDRRASIAAPVAAGEVDAPRGATRLFHVFRKASHRRSMTFADHFADVDATDHAAALSAALARASAEPALAWWVVAADDVSRSDPAEAPSWFEPARDKTYKQQSAYGTVSPRRAREARP
- the paaC gene encoding 1,2-phenylacetyl-CoA epoxidase subunit PaaC; protein product: MSADAQGSGRGSAGTGAPAAGLAVELRDALIDRLTAMADDELLLGHRDSEWTGHGPLLEEDIALANLAQDEIGHALLWYGLRAELDGSDPDDLAFRRDPGGFRSCLLVELPRGDWAFTMLRQFLFDCYEAEALPRLARSSHAPLAEAAAKALREELFHLRHAGLWARRLGLGTAESRSRALAALSELWPALGGLLAPLPGDGLLAAEGVLPDWDALPAATLRRAREALAAASLDPGPDPARRDAADRGAASAHRVELLATMQSVARADPEALAW
- the paaD gene encoding 1,2-phenylacetyl-CoA epoxidase subunit PaaD yields the protein MVTASPGSAQRSAAALAAAAWDALREVKDPELPAVDVVELGIVRDVRAAGDAGPVEVTITPTFSACPALRVIEAEVRRAVEALGVEARVVTALSPPWTSDDMTDEAREKLRAFGIAPPGRHGGLLEIALDAPVRCPRCGHPDTRLRNAFGSTLCREIRTCRSCGETFERFKPL
- a CDS encoding rhomboid family intramembrane serine protease, which translates into the protein MTPAALALLLLAVAGVSSLRWSGRLAPGLTELPAKSLIATLLAVLALAGELGWAAPSAPLRTAALVVAPLYVFGPLLLLALVRAGLSAPAAALARLLYWTRGGRRALGRWLAVAALQEGDPEGALRLAPEPDDLLLAQAMALQGRWREALEHATRVARGGQVFDARAVARDLVVAAHLELGELEAAEAEARALEESFDSARHGPLAFRAVTLANARVAAYRGDLARVRSLLARPLVGARPAVLFAVLARAAGRAGDHDLAVASWQRAYADARGVLRDRYRDELRAYGVTPARRPRRATPYATFALVAAIALAFIGQSVLDQAFGPVRLIGVYLRASDFVAAYAQRIPGVPDQGAWWRYLSYAFVHANLVHAAFNAWVLLDLGRAVERRRGWGDVLGAFASGVLGGALLTSVIEAGRPMLLVGASGGVFGVAAALTLDALARRSPADAALLRTLVTFLGLNLLLSLLPGVSLWGHVGGLLAGGAYTVVRTALPWRTVGGVLGLAGAAALAVALGTALAVTLPTL
- the plsY gene encoding glycerol-3-phosphate 1-O-acyltransferase PlsY, with amino-acid sequence MLDFTIALLFMVVGYLLGTIPTGFLVARLRGVNIQEVGSGNIGATNVLRTLGVVPAALVMVLDPLKGALATLLPTVLGASGWTVALAGLAAVVGNSFNVFLRLRGGKGIATSIGVFVVVDPLTALLCVLLGVFTILVSRYVSLGSLVGMFSLPLFVVAGGYFPVANLFLAVCLSALTIWRHRDNVRRLLAGTERRLGQKVTPPET
- a CDS encoding DMT family transporter, which encodes MAVPVGILLLLVVQSAVWGSAFPAIKLGLVDLSAPHFTLLRHLVASVAFVPLLLAFRARLLPRREHLLAFLGLGACGFFVYHLALNYGEERVSAGAASLIIATAPAMTAILAAAVERDRLPALGWVGSAVSFVGVALIVLADGRQAATEGFTLYAWFIVLAAAAASVYAVYQRRMFAHYRPIEVAGFATWAGTLPMLAFLPGLAGAVGAAGAASLGAALYAGVLPSAVAYTIFAYALSKANVTVVTAFLYLVPVFALVTSWLVLGEVPPLLTVAGGALAIAGIVVLNRAKRSAARRAAAPATSPAA
- a CDS encoding Hsp33 family molecular chaperone HslO, with the protein product MGELFRGMAAGAGIRVVAVDTTDVVREAVVRQGASPTAGAATGRAMTAAVLLSHVLLKSPRDRVTLRLDGGGPLGRVTAEAGLDHAVRGYAQNPDVQLPLRADGKLDVGGAVGVDGEIRVVRSHAPYGDPYTSSIALTSGEVGEDVATYLAVSEQIPSAVLLGVHFDGGGEVDAAGGVIAQALPGVDPNALTLLEANIRELGQLTAAMRRSPLRQVVAEELCWGLGFEPLTDGRLAVRFECRCTDARALEALAYFTPEEREQMIAEDGGAEVVCHWCGERRWVTPEQIRSLRGAEVRCPECGTLWHREGQPAVFRHGELCACGRPVELPD
- the coaD gene encoding pantetheine-phosphate adenylyltransferase, translating into MVHAVYPGSFDPLHNGHVDIIRRAAGIYDGLTVAVLHNPLKADALFSTEERLAIIRDVIADMPTVNAEAFDGLLADYARKIGAKVIVKGLRAISDFEYELQMAHLNRQLNPNVETTFIMTATRWSYVSSSRVKEIARYGADVSKLVPRPTLLKLKERFARAAV